A genomic window from Nitrospirota bacterium includes:
- the thiD gene encoding bifunctional hydroxymethylpyrimidine kinase/phosphomethylpyrimidine kinase, with amino-acid sequence MKIALTIAGSDPTGGAGFQADLKVFKSLGVYGLSIPSVMTAQSTAGVSDIFELPESFFSAELDTLLQDIHPDSLKTGMLYSTDIIRITAQKIKEYSLQNLVIDPVTVSSTGVSLVRDGCLEALKEYLFPLAKVITPNIYEASVFTGINIDNEKDMKDAAMKLSRSIGIGPEAVIVTGGHLKHAAIDIVWDGKEFLTLESERAEGEYHGTGCAFSSVITACLALGYDVREAAVKAKEFVGNAIKSAVMIGKGMKVLNF; translated from the coding sequence ATGAAGATTGCACTTACTATTGCAGGCTCAGACCCGACAGGCGGCGCAGGGTTTCAGGCAGACCTGAAGGTTTTTAAGTCGCTCGGCGTCTATGGCTTGAGTATTCCTTCGGTTATGACTGCCCAGAGCACTGCAGGGGTTTCTGATATTTTTGAACTTCCGGAGTCATTTTTTTCAGCAGAGCTTGATACCCTTTTGCAGGATATTCATCCTGACTCCCTGAAGACAGGCATGCTTTACAGCACTGATATTATCAGAATTACTGCGCAGAAAATTAAAGAGTATTCCCTTCAAAATCTTGTCATTGACCCTGTGACAGTGTCTTCAACAGGCGTCTCGCTTGTCAGGGACGGTTGTCTTGAGGCATTGAAAGAATATCTGTTTCCGCTTGCAAAAGTCATCACGCCGAATATTTACGAGGCGTCTGTTTTTACCGGCATAAATATTGATAATGAAAAAGACATGAAAGATGCGGCAATGAAGCTGTCCCGAAGCATCGGGATTGGTCCTGAGGCGGTCATTGTCACAGGCGGGCATTTAAAACATGCCGCCATTGATATCGTATGGGACGGCAAGGAATTTCTGACGCTTGAAAGCGAGAGGGCGGAGGGCGAATATCACGGCACGGGGTGCGCTTTTTCCTCGGTGATTACCGCCTGCCTTGCGCTTGGGTATGATGTCAGGGAGGCGGCTGTAAAGGCAAAGGAGTTTGTCGGGAATGCGATAAAATCAGCGGTGATGATAGGGAAGGGGATGAAGGTGCTGAATTTCTGA
- a CDS encoding LamG domain-containing protein, whose amino-acid sequence MKKKYLFLLVVVSIFMATTVFAEINQNGLVSYWNFNEGSGTTAYDSVGNNDGTIYGATWASGITGGALSFDGTVGNDYVIVPNDSSLNFTGGFTIQGWVNSTSTDGPHVIVSKWNSEESDWSYVFKDGNTSDNLRIQTVDSESYPNSRIQLEGATNIPLGSWVNVATTYDTNDGTVRLYLNGIEDASINIGAGLPVNSGLTDFIIGAVFYSGAYRENFTGSIDELAIYNRALTPSEIYSNYNLGPEPISSILFLTGGAVLGARNLLRRRKSGFLPAQE is encoded by the coding sequence ATGAAGAAAAAATATTTATTTTTGTTAGTTGTTGTCAGTATTTTTATGGCAACTACGGTATTTGCTGAAATTAACCAAAACGGTCTTGTTTCATACTGGAATTTTAATGAAGGCAGTGGGACAACGGCTTATGATTCTGTTGGTAATAATGATGGAACGATTTACGGGGCAACATGGGCAAGCGGGATAACTGGCGGCGCTTTAAGTTTTGACGGAACCGTAGGAAATGATTATGTCATTGTTCCTAATGATTCCTCTTTAAATTTTACCGGTGGATTTACCATCCAGGGTTGGGTTAATTCTACGTCAACTGACGGTCCGCATGTAATAGTTTCTAAGTGGAACAGTGAAGAAAGTGATTGGTCATACGTCTTCAAAGATGGCAACACCAGCGACAATCTTAGAATTCAAACTGTTGATTCTGAATCTTATCCAAACAGCCGGATTCAGTTGGAAGGTGCAACTAACATTCCATTGGGAAGTTGGGTAAACGTAGCTACAACTTATGACACTAACGATGGCACAGTGCGGCTTTATTTAAACGGAATTGAAGATGCTTCTATTAATATCGGGGCAGGTTTGCCTGTCAACTCTGGACTAACCGACTTTATTATTGGTGCCGTTTTCTACTCTGGAGCTTATCGTGAAAATTTCACAGGAAGCATTGATGAGCTTGCTATTTATAACCGTGCCCTTACACCTTCGGAAATCTATTCAAATTATAATCTCGGCCCTGAACCCATCAGCTCCATTCTTTTTCTTACCGGCGGGGCAGTATTGGGAGCAAGGAATTTATTGAGGAGAAGAAAATCTGGATTCCTGCCTGCGCAGGAATGA